One Luteolibacter flavescens genomic region harbors:
- a CDS encoding phosphodiester glycosidase family protein — translation MAFSSLRPLALLFLLLGPASGEEGAVGFVALAGSSPPEWKPLFQGVEYRLSELEKPRRIRIHEVRIDTKAEGISFFTTPDNGDVPQEVDGRRTTTFLKEFDLEIAINGTGFKPIAKEGAPVDVLGLSVSDGRKVSALDAKSRNPVFLATADQKVQIVRAPFPEEGFPQAHNALQGWYGANGMLVDDGEVVTATVDIHPRTAVGVSKDGRHAYFVVADGRQPGRSEGMTLIELAEWMKASGCWDAANLDGGGSSTMVTKDEKGAAKILNSPSGGIQRSVGNHLGVHALPLAR, via the coding sequence TCGGTTTCGTTGCTCTAGCAGGTTCTTCCCCGCCGGAGTGGAAGCCGCTTTTCCAAGGCGTGGAATATCGCCTGAGCGAGCTGGAGAAACCGCGGCGGATCCGCATTCATGAAGTACGGATCGACACCAAAGCGGAGGGCATTTCGTTTTTCACCACGCCTGACAATGGCGATGTACCGCAGGAAGTGGACGGTCGGCGGACGACGACTTTCCTGAAGGAGTTTGATCTCGAGATCGCGATCAATGGCACCGGCTTCAAGCCGATCGCCAAGGAGGGCGCGCCGGTGGACGTGCTGGGCCTGTCGGTTTCGGACGGCCGCAAGGTCAGTGCGCTGGATGCGAAGTCCCGCAACCCGGTCTTCCTCGCGACCGCGGACCAGAAGGTTCAGATCGTGCGAGCGCCCTTTCCGGAGGAAGGATTCCCGCAGGCCCACAATGCGCTGCAAGGATGGTATGGCGCGAACGGGATGCTCGTCGATGACGGCGAGGTTGTGACCGCGACGGTGGATATTCATCCCCGCACCGCGGTCGGGGTCTCGAAGGACGGGCGTCATGCCTATTTCGTCGTGGCGGATGGTCGTCAGCCGGGGAGAAGCGAGGGGATGACCCTCATCGAGCTCGCGGAGTGGATGAAAGCGAGCGGCTGCTGGGACGCCGCGAATCTCGATGGAGGCGGCTCCAGCACCATGGTGACGAAAGATGAGAAGGGTGCCGCGAAGATCCTGAACTCACCCTCCGGCGGCATCCAGCGGAGCGTGGGCAATCACCTCGGCGTGCACGCCCTGCCGCTCGCCCGTTGA
- a CDS encoding right-handed parallel beta-helix repeat-containing protein: MRFLPLALLASPLLAATHEVDSPEGLSAALRNLKAGDVVRIAPGDYPAGHFVTGIADLTIEASDAAKPPHFKGGKEAWHFTRCPGLTLRNLKVSGQSANGINLDDGGERGKPVAKTLIEGVTVSDIGPTGNFDGIKCSGLTDLVIRDCEISGWGGQAIDFVGCSKALITGCVFTGKPGYSQHTGPQFKGGSEDIVIEKCRFKDAGQRPVQAGGSTGLDFFRPPGAKYEARRITIRDNVIEGGMCAAAFTGVDGAEFTGNTVKNPEKWIFRILQETKEEGFTPCRNVLVKDNSFVFQRAKVRDETNIGPDTSPETFRFENNRWLAEDKPSASTPKLPVEEAGGTYGKP, from the coding sequence ATGCGCTTCCTTCCGCTGGCATTGCTTGCTTCACCGCTGCTGGCGGCGACCCATGAGGTGGATTCGCCGGAGGGCCTTTCCGCGGCTCTCCGGAATCTGAAAGCCGGGGACGTAGTCAGGATCGCTCCGGGCGATTATCCGGCGGGTCACTTCGTCACCGGCATCGCGGATCTCACCATTGAAGCGAGCGACGCGGCGAAGCCTCCGCACTTCAAGGGTGGCAAGGAGGCCTGGCACTTCACCCGATGTCCGGGGCTGACGCTGCGGAACCTCAAGGTAAGCGGGCAGAGCGCGAATGGCATCAACCTCGACGATGGCGGCGAGCGCGGGAAGCCGGTGGCCAAGACGCTCATCGAAGGCGTGACGGTGAGCGACATCGGACCGACCGGAAACTTCGACGGGATCAAGTGCTCCGGGCTGACCGATCTGGTCATCCGGGATTGCGAGATTTCCGGATGGGGCGGACAGGCGATCGACTTCGTCGGGTGCAGCAAGGCGCTCATCACCGGCTGTGTTTTTACAGGCAAGCCCGGATATTCCCAGCACACCGGACCGCAATTCAAAGGCGGCAGCGAGGACATCGTCATCGAGAAATGCCGCTTCAAGGATGCGGGGCAGCGCCCCGTCCAGGCCGGTGGCTCCACGGGGCTGGACTTCTTCCGTCCTCCGGGCGCGAAGTACGAGGCACGTCGTATTACGATCCGCGACAATGTCATCGAGGGCGGCATGTGCGCCGCCGCATTCACCGGGGTGGACGGGGCGGAGTTCACCGGCAACACCGTGAAGAACCCGGAGAAGTGGATCTTCCGCATTCTTCAGGAGACCAAGGAAGAGGGCTTCACCCCGTGTCGCAACGTGCTCGTGAAGGATAACTCCTTCGTCTTCCAGCGCGCCAAGGTGAGGGATGAGACCAACATCGGCCCCGACACCTCGCCGGAGACCTTCCGCTTTGAGAACAACCGCTGGCTTGCAGAGGACAAGCCGTCTGCTTCCACACCCAAGCTTCCCGTGGAGGAGGCCGGAGGCACTTACGGCAAGCCGTAG
- a CDS encoding VWA domain-containing protein, with product MKLAEPAWLLLLLLIPLFVIGAVLTGRLRRKQWAAFSAARLRPKLLRRGSTLPRWLAFSFLMGGMSLLAIGLARPQTTKGLEAETTKGRNVLFAIDLSRSMLAKDLKPDRLTQSKTLCYDLMEALPGDRIGVIGFAGSPYLVAPLTPDHAAVRETIDQLDTNFIPLGGTNLEDMLEMAIKILKETGQKENALIIMTDGDETTGRMMKLAQDAKTAGIYVFTIGMGTELGDFVPDSDYPDGRHRDRSGAVVRSALNAEPLKRMAMETGGRFAAATSATSIPEMVKLAISDMKQFEIAGRERFVPIEYYQWFVLPGILMLIASVIAGTRWRGLGPASTAVTAAFLMLLPRPAEAGVEADARRALVEGRHKDAATYFKGLALAEQDPEKIARYRLAEGNAAYLDGDLESARAAFSSALTSKDRNVRAAAHHGMGSVLFGAGWKRLSRDAAYPNVNPKEEQGRPNAFGRISDSVLGLSKEAPKTEDGEQPDPMETFDTIVRESLSEWMQSQAPESGTSAGLNKFLDLLSDWMDSVHHFDSALQYDPSLENARHNRKLTVKYLKRLREILEEVEENAEQLQPMPAPGEGEGQGPPQPGEGGEGDQEGEGQGQEDREGQGGEGDEQENDGEGGDRPDDRDGKGDREGDKDGGKQPKAGETPEEAASRILRENADFEKGALNPGRTEYRQPEKDW from the coding sequence ATGAAGCTCGCCGAACCAGCCTGGCTCCTGCTGCTCTTGCTGATCCCGCTGTTCGTTATCGGCGCGGTGCTCACCGGCCGTCTCCGGCGCAAGCAGTGGGCGGCATTCTCCGCGGCTCGCCTGCGCCCGAAGCTCCTTCGCCGTGGCAGCACCCTGCCCCGCTGGCTTGCCTTCTCATTCCTGATGGGAGGCATGTCCCTGCTGGCGATCGGCCTTGCTCGCCCGCAGACCACGAAGGGCCTCGAAGCGGAGACCACGAAGGGCCGGAATGTCCTCTTCGCGATCGATCTCTCCCGCAGCATGTTGGCGAAGGACCTCAAGCCTGACCGGCTGACGCAGTCGAAGACCCTCTGCTACGATCTCATGGAAGCGCTGCCGGGCGACCGGATCGGCGTGATCGGCTTTGCAGGCAGCCCCTATCTGGTCGCACCGCTCACGCCGGACCATGCCGCCGTTCGCGAAACCATCGACCAGCTCGACACCAATTTCATCCCCCTCGGCGGGACGAATCTGGAAGACATGCTGGAGATGGCGATCAAGATCCTGAAGGAGACCGGGCAGAAGGAAAATGCCCTGATCATCATGACGGACGGTGACGAGACCACCGGCCGCATGATGAAGCTCGCGCAAGATGCCAAAACCGCGGGCATCTACGTTTTTACCATCGGCATGGGCACGGAACTCGGCGACTTCGTCCCGGACAGCGACTATCCCGATGGCCGCCACCGCGATCGCTCCGGTGCCGTGGTGCGCAGCGCCCTGAATGCCGAGCCACTCAAGCGGATGGCCATGGAGACCGGCGGACGCTTTGCCGCCGCGACGTCCGCAACCAGCATCCCTGAAATGGTGAAGCTGGCGATTTCCGACATGAAGCAGTTCGAAATCGCGGGCCGGGAGCGCTTTGTTCCCATCGAGTATTATCAATGGTTCGTGCTGCCCGGCATCCTGATGCTGATCGCCTCGGTCATCGCCGGCACCCGCTGGCGTGGACTCGGCCCGGCGAGCACCGCTGTCACCGCGGCATTCCTGATGCTGCTGCCCCGGCCGGCCGAGGCCGGTGTGGAAGCCGATGCCCGCCGTGCCCTCGTAGAAGGCAGGCACAAGGATGCTGCCACCTATTTCAAGGGCCTCGCGCTCGCGGAGCAAGATCCCGAAAAGATCGCCCGCTACCGTCTGGCCGAAGGAAATGCCGCCTATCTGGACGGCGACCTCGAAAGCGCTCGTGCCGCATTCAGCAGCGCGCTGACGTCCAAAGACCGCAACGTCCGTGCCGCCGCACACCATGGCATGGGCAGTGTGCTTTTCGGGGCCGGCTGGAAGCGGCTTTCCCGCGATGCCGCCTACCCGAATGTGAATCCGAAGGAGGAGCAAGGTCGTCCTAATGCCTTCGGCCGGATCTCGGACTCCGTCCTCGGCCTATCGAAGGAGGCTCCAAAAACGGAAGATGGCGAGCAACCGGATCCGATGGAGACCTTCGACACCATCGTCCGCGAATCGCTCTCGGAGTGGATGCAGAGCCAGGCCCCCGAAAGCGGGACCAGTGCCGGACTGAACAAATTCCTGGACTTGCTCAGCGACTGGATGGACAGCGTCCATCACTTCGACTCCGCGCTGCAGTATGATCCGTCGCTTGAGAATGCGCGCCACAACCGGAAGCTCACCGTGAAGTATCTCAAGCGCCTCCGCGAGATCCTCGAGGAAGTGGAGGAAAACGCCGAGCAACTCCAGCCGATGCCTGCACCCGGCGAGGGCGAAGGCCAAGGCCCACCCCAGCCCGGCGAAGGTGGCGAGGGCGACCAGGAGGGCGAGGGCCAAGGTCAGGAAGACCGTGAAGGCCAAGGCGGTGAGGGCGACGAGCAGGAGAACGATGGCGAAGGTGGCGATCGTCCCGATGACCGCGATGGCAAGGGTGACCGGGAAGGCGACAAGGACGGCGGCAAGCAGCCGAAGGCCGGTGAGACCCCGGAAGAAGCCGCCAGCCGCATCCTTCGCGAGAATGCAGATTTCGAAAAGGGCGCCCTGAATCCGGGTCGCACGGAATACCGTCAGCCTGAAAAAGACTGGTAA
- a CDS encoding rhomboid family intramembrane serine protease, whose translation MALPGLTPVSKWLLVANLVIFLIDFFSRKGGSPFGIINERLFFSVQSAFLEGKIWEVFTFQFLHANPWHLIGNSVGLYFFGPWAERWWGSQRFLVFYLLCGIAGALFFSLLMIGGVLPSSGISSRLIGASAGIYGILISVAVINPKERLMLLFPRIEMTMKKLALIFLGIAVVVIIGDNLVGGRPFENSGGEAGHLGGAILAYFLTRFPHLLRKKGKDAESKIIRPKEFRKRRGPAKLRPRSSVDVATASDVDRILDKISRDGIQSLTDEEREILQKASKPTKER comes from the coding sequence ATGGCACTGCCCGGGCTGACGCCGGTCAGCAAGTGGCTGCTGGTCGCCAATCTGGTCATCTTCCTGATCGATTTCTTTTCACGCAAGGGAGGATCGCCCTTCGGCATCATCAACGAACGGCTGTTTTTCTCGGTCCAGTCTGCATTTCTGGAGGGGAAGATCTGGGAAGTTTTCACCTTCCAGTTCCTCCACGCCAATCCATGGCACCTGATCGGGAACAGCGTCGGGCTCTATTTCTTCGGCCCGTGGGCGGAGCGGTGGTGGGGTAGCCAGCGATTCCTCGTCTTTTACCTGCTCTGCGGCATCGCGGGCGCTCTTTTCTTCAGCCTCCTCATGATCGGCGGGGTGCTTCCTTCCAGCGGTATCTCTTCTCGTTTGATCGGTGCCTCTGCCGGCATCTACGGGATCCTGATCTCGGTGGCGGTCATCAATCCGAAGGAGCGGCTCATGCTGCTCTTTCCGCGCATCGAGATGACGATGAAGAAGCTGGCGCTGATCTTTTTGGGCATCGCGGTGGTCGTCATCATCGGTGACAATCTGGTTGGCGGTCGTCCCTTCGAAAACAGCGGGGGCGAAGCAGGTCATCTCGGCGGGGCCATCCTCGCTTATTTTCTCACGCGCTTTCCTCACTTGCTCCGGAAAAAGGGCAAGGACGCGGAAAGCAAGATCATCCGCCCGAAGGAATTCCGGAAGCGCCGGGGGCCGGCCAAGCTCAGACCCCGCTCATCGGTGGATGTCGCGACGGCGTCCGACGTGGACCGCATCCTCGACAAGATCAGCCGCGACGGCATCCAGAGCCTGACCGACGAAGAACGCGAGATACTCCAGAAAGCCAGCAAACCGACCAAGGAACGATGA
- a CDS encoding DUF5069 domain-containing protein, which translates to MTWNDRFLDLFDRSVKRYQSGDKDFTGYYDASDSALLAEIGYKPREFFDFVEDFCEEATPSPSTALLIAAARKDYFEVVMKGQPGEKELTRDDIPTFGDELDGIAYLPRILVKAKAKLRGELDPDLMYGCGGDRAFLQRNGDRHPADFLRQVWAADGDDSKVLAWLKS; encoded by the coding sequence ATGACTTGGAACGACCGTTTTCTCGATCTCTTCGACCGCAGCGTGAAGCGCTACCAATCCGGCGACAAGGACTTCACCGGCTACTATGATGCCAGCGATTCCGCGCTGCTTGCCGAGATCGGCTACAAGCCCCGTGAGTTCTTCGACTTCGTGGAGGACTTCTGCGAGGAAGCCACACCTTCCCCCTCGACCGCCCTGCTGATCGCCGCGGCCCGCAAGGACTACTTCGAAGTGGTCATGAAGGGTCAGCCCGGCGAGAAGGAACTGACGAGGGACGACATCCCCACCTTCGGCGACGAACTCGATGGCATCGCCTATCTGCCCCGCATCCTCGTGAAGGCGAAGGCAAAGCTGCGTGGTGAACTCGATCCGGACCTGATGTACGGCTGCGGCGGCGACCGGGCCTTCCTGCAGCGCAATGGCGACCGCCATCCCGCCGACTTCCTTCGCCAAGTATGGGCGGCGGACGGCGACGACAGCAAGGTGCTGGCTTGGCTGAAGTCTTGA
- a CDS encoding peptidylprolyl isomerase encodes MVTTKGDIEATIFASKVPVTAANFLSLAKRGYYNGIAFHRVIDNFMVQGGDPTESGRGGPGYKFADEFHASLKHNKAGIFSMANAGPGTNGSQFFITMAPTPFLDNRHSVFGEVTKGQEVVNKILGKMDTGEQGGKVDPAGKGDKIEKIEIIDSTDALFAAQKAKIEEWDTKLKAAGK; translated from the coding sequence ATGGTCACCACGAAGGGTGACATCGAGGCCACCATCTTCGCCTCCAAGGTGCCGGTGACCGCCGCGAACTTCCTGAGCCTCGCCAAGCGTGGCTACTACAACGGCATCGCCTTCCACCGCGTCATCGACAACTTCATGGTCCAAGGTGGCGACCCGACCGAGTCCGGCCGTGGCGGTCCGGGCTACAAGTTCGCGGACGAGTTCCACGCCAGCCTGAAGCACAACAAGGCGGGCATCTTCTCGATGGCCAATGCCGGCCCGGGCACCAACGGCTCGCAGTTCTTCATCACGATGGCCCCGACGCCTTTCCTCGACAACCGCCACTCCGTCTTCGGCGAAGTGACCAAGGGTCAGGAAGTCGTGAACAAGATCCTCGGCAAGATGGATACCGGCGAGCAAGGTGGGAAAGTCGATCCCGCCGGCAAGGGCGACAAGATCGAGAAGATCGAGATCATCGACTCCACCGACGCGCTTTTCGCCGCACAGAAGGCCAAGATCGAAGAGTGGGACACCAAGCTCAAGGCCGCAGGCAAGTAA
- a CDS encoding VWA domain-containing protein: MTEFFQHFRFAQWQWLLLLIPCLLLFILRRGRGAEAALTFSTLSVLVSLGAKVRRTAFSFGMPLAILALVPAILAMARPVWRNEYQSKTASGIDIAIAFDVSLSMSIDDFRTPDGRPLQRLDAAKAVVHKFIEGRNDDRIGMVIFSGRPYSVSPITLDHDWLLQSFRRVDLNILNEQGTAIGSAIAAASTRLESRDAKSKIIVLLTDGASNSGKIAPIEAAENAKKLGIKIYTIAIGTKEGRVERHIQRFARQEFDLPTLQKIATLTGGEHYWAQNVEELENTFKSIDDLEKSTTVSRTVIEDTELFPWFLVASIVTALSAAFVLALNPPPSP, encoded by the coding sequence ATGACGGAATTCTTCCAACATTTCCGCTTCGCCCAGTGGCAGTGGCTGCTGCTGCTGATCCCCTGCCTGCTGCTCTTCATCCTGCGCCGTGGGCGCGGGGCTGAGGCCGCACTCACCTTTTCCACCCTCTCCGTCCTCGTCAGCCTGGGAGCAAAGGTCCGTCGCACGGCCTTCTCCTTCGGCATGCCGCTCGCGATTCTCGCGCTGGTTCCGGCGATCCTCGCGATGGCCCGCCCCGTGTGGCGGAATGAGTATCAGAGCAAGACCGCCAGCGGCATCGACATCGCCATCGCCTTCGACGTCTCGCTGTCGATGAGCATCGACGACTTCCGCACGCCCGACGGGAGGCCGCTGCAGCGCCTGGATGCGGCGAAGGCCGTGGTCCACAAGTTCATCGAGGGCCGCAATGACGACCGCATCGGCATGGTCATCTTCTCCGGGCGTCCCTACTCCGTCAGCCCCATCACCCTGGATCACGACTGGCTTCTCCAGAGCTTCCGCCGGGTGGATCTGAATATCCTTAACGAACAGGGCACCGCCATCGGCTCGGCGATTGCCGCCGCTTCGACCCGCCTCGAATCCCGCGATGCGAAGAGCAAGATCATCGTGCTGCTTACCGACGGAGCGTCGAATTCCGGCAAGATCGCCCCGATCGAAGCTGCGGAGAATGCCAAGAAGCTCGGCATCAAGATCTACACCATCGCCATCGGCACGAAGGAAGGTCGCGTGGAGCGACATATCCAGCGCTTCGCCCGCCAGGAATTCGACCTGCCGACCCTCCAGAAAATCGCGACCTTGACCGGCGGCGAGCACTACTGGGCTCAGAATGTCGAGGAGCTTGAGAACACCTTCAAGAGCATCGACGACCTGGAGAAATCCACCACCGTCTCCCGCACCGTCATTGAAGACACGGAGCTCTTCCCGTGGTTCCTGGTCGCATCGATTGTTACTGCGCTGTCCGCAGCCTTCGTCCTGGCCCTCAATCCACCGCCCTCGCCATGA
- a CDS encoding glycerophosphodiester phosphodiesterase family protein, whose amino-acid sequence MNLGFFPALKSAAFLSLVLAGTAMADIAPVLASYRNSEDKRVLVACHRAGYLVKGGKDLPENSLLAIRDSIRAGAEILEIDLMMTSDGELVLMHDTTLDRTTSGKGKVRDKTLAEIKELHLLLPDRKPTEERVPTFRETMEAVKGKVLVNLDKLPVTDRKKMDAAMKVLRETGTVDHAIFKQGVKDVPAEKIRKALERYPEKLDFMPVIANATSQEVVAVLDTYRPEAIEIVFKDEPVGMLSPEVLAAAKRHGTRLWINTLWASLNAGRDDARALAGDPAGSWGWVVERGAAIIQTDHRDPLLRYLEGLGKRQAAK is encoded by the coding sequence ATGAACCTTGGTTTCTTCCCCGCGCTGAAGTCCGCGGCTTTCCTTTCCCTCGTGCTCGCGGGCACCGCCATGGCGGACATCGCCCCGGTGCTGGCGTCCTACCGGAACTCGGAGGACAAGCGCGTGCTCGTCGCCTGCCACCGCGCCGGGTACCTGGTGAAGGGCGGCAAGGATCTGCCGGAGAACTCGCTGCTCGCGATCCGTGACTCGATCCGCGCGGGAGCCGAGATCCTGGAGATCGACTTGATGATGACCTCTGATGGCGAACTGGTGCTGATGCACGACACGACGCTGGACCGCACGACGAGCGGGAAGGGGAAGGTGCGGGACAAAACGCTGGCAGAGATCAAGGAACTGCACCTGCTGCTCCCGGATCGCAAGCCGACCGAGGAACGAGTTCCCACCTTCCGCGAGACGATGGAAGCCGTGAAGGGCAAGGTGCTGGTGAATCTCGACAAGCTGCCGGTGACGGACCGGAAGAAGATGGACGCGGCGATGAAGGTGCTGCGCGAGACCGGCACGGTGGATCACGCGATCTTCAAGCAAGGCGTGAAGGACGTGCCTGCGGAGAAGATCCGCAAGGCGCTGGAACGCTATCCGGAGAAGCTCGACTTCATGCCTGTGATCGCGAATGCCACCTCGCAGGAAGTGGTGGCCGTGCTGGACACCTACCGGCCCGAGGCGATCGAGATCGTTTTCAAGGATGAGCCCGTGGGGATGCTTTCACCCGAGGTGCTGGCCGCCGCGAAGCGCCACGGGACGCGCCTCTGGATCAATACACTGTGGGCCAGCCTGAATGCAGGCCGCGATGACGCGCGTGCCCTTGCCGGAGATCCCGCCGGATCGTGGGGCTGGGTCGTTGAACGTGGCGCGGCCATCATCCAGACAGACCATCGCGATCCACTGCTCCGCTATCTGGAGGGACTCGGCAAGCGCCAGGCGGCGAAGTGA
- a CDS encoding DUF58 domain-containing protein yields MTHDEHIEEVMNRVRKLELKARRLVKETFAGEYQSSFRGQGLDFDDFREYAHGDEIRFIDWNVTARMGSPFIRKFREERELSVILAVDISGSGDFGSVHFSKREAAAEAAAILGFSAAGNGDKVGLLLFAHEPILFVPAAKGTRHVLRIVREILMAQPDKPGTSIRSACDFLITSLRKKAFVVLISDFFDDPLDKPLGKLSRKHETIALQVTDPLEMTLPKAGKVVFTDPETGWEAQINTNNANLRMGYEKLMRRQMEGVRDTCKKNGIDHAQISTDRDRLGDLHRLLKKRARRRSR; encoded by the coding sequence ATGACTCACGACGAGCACATCGAGGAGGTGATGAACCGGGTCCGGAAGCTGGAGCTGAAGGCCCGGCGTCTGGTGAAGGAAACCTTTGCCGGCGAATACCAGTCGTCCTTCCGCGGCCAGGGCCTCGATTTCGACGACTTCCGCGAATACGCGCACGGCGATGAAATCCGTTTCATCGACTGGAATGTCACCGCCCGGATGGGGTCTCCCTTTATCCGGAAATTCCGGGAGGAGCGTGAGCTCTCGGTGATCCTCGCGGTGGACATCTCCGGCTCCGGGGACTTCGGCAGCGTGCATTTCTCGAAGCGCGAGGCCGCTGCGGAGGCTGCCGCCATCCTCGGCTTCAGCGCGGCGGGCAATGGCGACAAGGTCGGCCTGCTGCTCTTCGCCCACGAGCCCATCCTCTTCGTTCCGGCGGCAAAGGGCACCCGTCATGTGCTGCGGATCGTCCGCGAGATCCTGATGGCCCAGCCGGACAAGCCGGGCACCTCCATCCGCTCGGCTTGTGATTTCCTGATCACCTCGCTCCGCAAAAAGGCCTTCGTCGTCCTGATCTCTGATTTCTTCGACGACCCGCTCGACAAGCCCCTCGGGAAGCTCTCCCGCAAGCACGAGACCATCGCCCTGCAGGTGACGGACCCCCTCGAAATGACGCTGCCGAAGGCTGGTAAAGTGGTCTTCACCGACCCTGAAACCGGCTGGGAAGCGCAGATCAACACGAACAACGCCAATCTGCGCATGGGCTACGAAAAGCTGATGCGCCGCCAGATGGAGGGCGTCCGCGACACCTGCAAGAAAAACGGCATCGACCACGCGCAGATCTCCACCGATCGCGACCGCCTCGGCGATCTCCACCGTCTCCTCAAGAAACGCGCCCGCAGGCGCTCCCGCTGA
- the mazG gene encoding nucleoside triphosphate pyrophosphohydrolase, whose amino-acid sequence MTDAEMIDCPEKGRQVERLRAIMHRLRAPGGCPWDAEQTHGSLVSNLIEEAYETVDAIQRNDLPHLQEELGDLLLQVVFHSELAEESGNFDMDDVARGISDKLVRRHPHVFATSQAATSDAVLQQWDEIKRSEKGTEAEAYLHGTGKGLPALLRASKLQKKAAKIGFDWPTQTGVLAKIREEVLEVEAAVDAQDLPAVDEEIGDLLFSVVNLLRFRKMDPEVVLAAANDKFERRFGEMEKRLKAAGISLEDATADQMDDAWEEAKKSKICV is encoded by the coding sequence ATGACCGACGCCGAAATGATCGACTGCCCGGAAAAGGGCCGCCAAGTGGAACGGCTGCGCGCCATCATGCACCGGCTGCGCGCTCCCGGCGGTTGCCCCTGGGATGCCGAGCAGACCCACGGCAGCCTCGTTTCGAATCTCATCGAGGAAGCCTACGAGACGGTCGATGCGATCCAGCGGAACGATCTGCCGCATCTGCAGGAGGAGCTGGGAGACCTACTGCTCCAGGTCGTCTTCCATAGCGAACTGGCTGAGGAGAGCGGAAACTTCGACATGGACGACGTGGCACGCGGCATCTCCGACAAGCTGGTGCGCCGTCATCCGCATGTCTTCGCCACCTCGCAGGCCGCGACTTCGGACGCCGTGCTCCAGCAGTGGGACGAGATCAAGCGCTCCGAAAAGGGGACCGAGGCGGAGGCCTACCTGCACGGCACCGGCAAGGGCCTGCCCGCGCTCCTCCGTGCCTCGAAGCTCCAGAAAAAGGCGGCCAAGATCGGCTTTGACTGGCCCACCCAGACCGGCGTGCTGGCCAAGATCCGCGAGGAAGTCCTGGAGGTGGAGGCCGCGGTGGATGCGCAAGATCTCCCGGCGGTGGACGAGGAGATCGGCGATCTCTTGTTCTCCGTGGTGAATCTGCTGCGTTTCCGCAAGATGGATCCTGAGGTGGTCCTGGCCGCCGCGAATGACAAGTTCGAGCGCCGCTTTGGCGAAATGGAAAAGCGCCTGAAGGCGGCGGGGATCTCGCTGGAAGACGCCACCGCCGACCAGATGGATGATGCCTGGGAAGAGGCGAAGAAGTCGAAGATCTGCGTGTGA
- a CDS encoding AAA family ATPase, whose amino-acid sequence MTTEELQDRIAASSGWIAAVKEEMGRVLVGQERLVDRLIVGLLCNGHILLEGVPGLAKTLAVKALSGALDASFARFQFTPDLLPADLLGTMVYNPQEAKFTPKLGPIFNNLILADEINRSPAKVQSALLEAMQEKQVTLADTTYRLPEPFLVLATQNPIDQEGTYQLPEAQLDRFLLKVSVGYPTKDEELQVLDRMATSAAPYQTKTVASPAQVAESRTHVNQIYIDPAVREYIVDLIRATRFPAKIDSGLKHLLRTGASPRGTINLALTARARAFCVGRAYVTPQDVKDMAHDVLRHRILLSYEAEAEEVTTDQVLDRILSKVPVP is encoded by the coding sequence ATGACGACTGAAGAACTGCAGGACCGGATCGCCGCTAGCAGCGGCTGGATCGCCGCCGTGAAAGAGGAGATGGGCCGCGTGCTGGTCGGCCAGGAGCGACTGGTGGACCGCCTGATCGTCGGCCTGCTCTGCAATGGCCACATCTTGCTGGAAGGTGTGCCCGGCCTCGCCAAGACCCTCGCCGTGAAGGCCCTCTCCGGCGCTCTGGATGCCAGCTTCGCGCGCTTCCAGTTCACCCCCGACCTGCTGCCCGCTGACCTGCTTGGCACCATGGTTTACAATCCCCAGGAGGCAAAATTCACGCCAAAACTGGGACCGATCTTTAACAACCTCATCCTCGCGGACGAAATCAACCGCTCGCCCGCCAAGGTGCAGTCGGCGCTGCTTGAGGCCATGCAGGAAAAGCAGGTCACGCTGGCCGATACGACTTACCGCCTGCCCGAGCCCTTCCTCGTGCTCGCCACGCAGAACCCGATCGACCAGGAGGGCACCTACCAACTCCCTGAAGCTCAGCTCGACCGCTTCCTGCTCAAGGTGAGCGTCGGCTACCCGACCAAGGACGAGGAACTCCAGGTGCTCGACCGCATGGCCACCTCCGCTGCGCCCTATCAGACGAAGACGGTGGCTAGCCCCGCGCAGGTCGCCGAGTCCCGGACGCATGTGAACCAGATCTACATCGATCCTGCGGTCCGTGAATATATCGTCGATCTGATCCGCGCGACGCGCTTCCCGGCGAAGATCGACAGCGGCCTGAAGCATCTTCTCCGCACCGGTGCCTCTCCCCGCGGCACGATCAATCTCGCCCTCACAGCCCGCGCCCGCGCCTTCTGCGTCGGCCGCGCCTACGTGACCCCCCAGGACGTGAAGGACATGGCGCACGACGTCCTCCGCCACCGTATCCTGCTCAGCTACGAGGCCGAGGCCGAGGAAGTGACCACCGACCAAGTGCTGGATCGCATCCTCTCGAAGGTGCCGGTGCCTTGA